In Drosophila simulans strain w501 chromosome 3R, Prin_Dsim_3.1, whole genome shotgun sequence, a single window of DNA contains:
- the LOC6729887 gene encoding odorant receptor 98a: protein MLFNYLRKPNPTNLLTSPDSFRYFEYGMFCMGWHTPATHKIIYYIASCLIFAWCVVYLPIGISISFQKDINTFTPNELLTVMQLFFNSVGMPFKVLFFNVYISGFYKAKKLLSEMDKRCTTLEERVEVHRGVVCCNKAYLIYQFIYTAYTISTFLSAALSGKLPWRIYNPFVDWRESRSSFWKAALNETALMLFAVTQTLMSDLYPLLYGLILRVHLKLLRLRVEKLCTDPRKSDAENEQDLINCIKDHKLIIEYAAAIRPAVTRTIFIQFLLIGICLGLSMINLLFFSDIWTGLATVAYINGLMVQTFPFCFVCDLLKTDCELLVSAIFHSNWISSSRSYKSSLIYFLKNAQKSIAFTAGSIFPISTGSNIKVAKLAFSVVTFVNQLNIADRLTKN from the exons atgTTGTTCAACTATCTGCGAAAGCCGAATCCGACGAACCTTTTGACTTCTCCGGACTCATTTAGATACtttgaatatggaatgttTTGCATGGGATGGCACACACCAGCAACGCATAAGATAATCTACTACATAGCATCCTGTTTGATTTTTGCTTGGTGTGTCGTATACTTGCCAATCGGAATCAGCATTAGTTTCCAAAAGGATATTAACACGTTCACACCGAATGAACTGCTGACAgttatgcaattatttttcaattcagTGGGAATGCCATTCAAGGTTCTGTTCTTTAATGTGTATATTTCTGGATTTTACAAGGCCAAAAAGCTGCTGAGCGAAATGGACAAGCGTTGCACGACTTTGGAGGAGCGAGTGGAGGTGCATCGAGGCGTGGTCTGTTGCAACAAGGCCTACCTCATTTACCAGTTCATTTATACCGCGTACACTATTTCAACATTTCTATCGGCGGCTCTTAGTGGAAAATTGCCATGGCGCATCTATAATCCTTTTGTGGATTGGCGCGAAAGTAGATCCAGTTTTTGGAAAGCCGCTCTCAACGAGACAGCACTAATGCTATTTGCTGTGACTCAAACCCTAATGAGTGACCTATATCCACTGCTATATGGTTTAATCCTGAGAGTTCACCTCAAACTTTTGCGATTGAGAGTGGAGAAACTATGCACAGACCCTAGGAAAAGCGATGCTGAAAACGAGCAAGATTTGATTAATTGCATCAAGGATCACAAGCTCATTATTGA atATGCTGCAGCAATACGACCAGCTGTCACCCGCACAATCTTCATCCAATTTCTATTGATCGGAATTTGCCTTGGCCTTTCGATGATCAATCTACTCTTCTTTTCCGACATCTGGACGGGATTGGCCACAGTGGCTTATATCAATGGCCTAATGGTGCAgacatttccattttgctttgtttgtgATCTACTGAAAACGGATTGTGAACTCCTTGTGTCGGCCATATTCCATTCCAACTGGATTAGCTCGAGCCGCAGTTACAAGTCatctttgatttatttcctgAAGAACGCCCAGAAATCAATTGCTTTTACAGCCGGCTctatttttcccatttctacCGGCTCGAATATTAAG GTGGCTAAGCTGGCATTTTCGGTGGTTACTTTTGTCAATCAACTAAACATAGCTGACAGATTGACAAAGAACTGA